A region from the Cherax quadricarinatus isolate ZL_2023a chromosome 44, ASM3850222v1, whole genome shotgun sequence genome encodes:
- the LOC138853944 gene encoding piggyBac transposable element-derived protein 2-like: MSFHERLFYGEQSTSRSRYVCVSEDSDSEPEVDEPELLDSGDEYLPPDAQDAEMSSDDEEEERKERPAKKQKVMRKKKTFRIEEYPDEEEIHENIALQVSSEWTVDDIENDPLPAYEHEKPLAIRSPYEYFRMFVTPAMIDNIAYQTNLYTRQQDVNSTFSTDSEEIMRFIGILLFMGIASLPSLEDYWKAAFRSQQVADSMASKRFRYLRSHIHFNDNTKKDNDRFYKGQYLERYEATKLALGDHLAAT, encoded by the exons atgtcg ttccatgagaggctgttttatggggagcagtcgaccagcaggtcgaggtatgtctgcgtttctgaagacagtgactcggaaccagaggtagacgaaccagaattgctggatagtggtgatgaatacttgccaccggatgcacaggatgcagagatgtcaagtgatgatgaggaggaagaaaggaaagaaaggccagccaaaaagcagaaagtaatgaggaaaaagaaaacttttaggattgaggaatacccggatgaggaagagatccatgagaatattgctcttcaagtttcatctgagtggaccgtagatgacattgaaaatgatcctttgccggcatatgaacatgaaaagcctcttgcaattaggtctccatatgagtattttcgtatgttcgttactccagccatgatagataacatagcatatcaaacaaatttgtatacaaggcaacaagacgtaaatagtactttttcaacagattctgaagagatcatgaggttcataggtattttgttgttcatgggtattgcttcactaccctccctcGAAGACTATTGGAAAGCTGCTTTTAGGAGCCAACAGGTTGCAGATAGCATGGCGTCTAAGAGGTTTAGGTACCTTAGAAGTCATATTCATTTCAATGACAACACAAAAAAGGATAATGATAGATTCTACAaa ggtcagtacttagagAGATATGAGGCCACAAAGTTGGCACTTGGAGATCACCTGGCAGCAACATAG